The genomic region AATACGGGAAGCTGGCCTTGTTACTTCATCTTGATAAGAATAAGTTTGCTGGTGCGGAGGCGGCTTTTAAGTTGATCGGGGAAGCAGTAAGCGTGATGGCAGACCAAGCAAAGCGCTCTACGTATGACTTGAAGCGTAGAGCTCAAGTGAAAACTGGTTCTTCACCATCAGCTCAACCGACAAATGGAAACTTATTTGtcaggaaacaaaacaatactCCTCAGTCACGGTTCCCACCAGACACATTCTGGACACGTTGTCCTTCTTGTAAGACAAAATACCAATACTTCAAAGACTTTGCAAATCGATTGTTGCGTTGTCAAAAATGCAGAAGAGCCTTTGTTGCTCAAGATTTGGGTATTCAATCTCAGGGTGCTCATCCAGAATCTGCCTGGAATATCAACTTCCAAATCAAAAAGAACCTAAAAGTCAGGGTACTTCAAATGCAGCCCCACAAAGTAATGGTGGCACTGGAAAACCATCCTCCGCACGATTTAATAACGGAAAGGCAGCCTCAAATCCGGCACCAAAGGTGGGAGTTGCTGCTGATGTTAAGATGTCCAAGTCTGGTCCTGTGAAGTCCAAGGGTTCAAAAACTTCAGGAAACATGAACAATATTAAAAGAGGAAGGGAACCAGTGAAAGTTGACTACAAGAAGGATAAGTACGTGaaaactgaaaaatctcttaaaCACTGTGTTCCAAGTTCAAACTCTCATCAATTTTTTAGTGCAGATTAGTGTATAATATCtctagtaataataataaaaaatctttttagcaaattaatcaaattgaaGATTGTTTAATATATTTATCCATAACCAAATCGAGGATTCTAGTAACAACTAATATTTTCATTATGAATGCGATAAGAGTTTGCTCGAAACAACTCCTATCGACATTATTGAAAAGAATATCATTCATCAACGGAGCAGATGGTGCCATATGTCACACAATAGAGTCAAATGTTATTCATTGAATTGAGAATTTCATATTCATTCACGAAATCGATAATTTCAGAATTCTTAACAACGTTTtagtttttcaataaaatatcTCTGACGTATTGAAAATCGATAATTTCAAAATCATGCATTAAAATCGACAATTTCAGAACTCTCAATGACCATTCAATTTTTCAAGAAAATATCTATGATGCATTGAAGATCAATAATTTTGAAGTTATGCATTTAATCGGTAATTTCAAAACTCTCAACGATGATTTagttttttaagaaaatatcTCTAATGCATTGAACATCTGAGGCTAACACCGCACCATTTTAACTAGATATGTGATCATCCTAATGCTAGTCAATGCATAAAAACCCTAACACAGCAAACTCATCCAATCCAAAGGTCCTTATTGGAGATCAAGACCACCCCAAAGACCAGAGTCTCTAGACAATTcctgaaaaattcaaattcaaataatgGAAGCCAATGTCATTGAGAGTTTGACACAGTACagtgaaattcccaaaaaacaCAATCATCCcgagaataaaaaataaaaatatccgGAGAAGTAAAACCCAAAATTGGAATTTCACCTAAAACCCAGAGACTCCATCTTCCCCATATCACCTGTacaccccttctctctctctctctctctctgtctctctgtgcGCTCTGCCTTCAAATATTTCGCTTACTTTCGCTtcccgctctctctctctctctagaagccGAAAAATACATTCACCAGtaagcgctctctctctctctctctctctctctgtgagcTAACTCTGGTCAGCAACATTTCTaggtttttgaaaattttacatAATTACAATTTGCCCCTTCCGATCCTGGGTAATTTTATTCCAGCTCCTTGCTTTGTTCGAATTCTTATTTTCTGAGGTTAATTTTGGCTGTTTGGTTCTCCAGCTCTGGTTCTCCGATCATGCATTTACTTagatttgtaatttttgttttgtttggggGTTAAtcatttttggatttttgtaaTTCAAGTATATGTTTAGATTTTGGTTGATTTTATTGTGCACTGTGGAAATAGGATTGTTTGTGGGGGTGTGTTTGGTAGCTGACAAACTTAGTGCAAAGAGTAAGAAAGTTGATTGCTcaagtctttttctttttttaagtatGCTGAAGTTTctgtgatttttttaattaatttggtcTTTTGGGTAATgtggttgggttgggtttggttttttttttcttttcaagttttatttttgagttttgagcgTTTGATTCAAAGGACTACTTGGATACATCGGATACGGATACTTTTGAAAGGGATTACATTAATGTGAATTTTCGTGTAGCATAGCGCACACACATcgcatatgcatacaaattttCCATGTATCATAATGTTCCCACAGCTAGAATGGCTTCTGTAGCCTTCTTGTAATCGTTATTGGGAACCTTTATTTTGCAACCCTCGTGTCGATAGAAGGAGATGGAATTAGTTGGGGGATATTTTCTTTGGTTCAACCATTTTCTGTGATTTTAACAGGCTAAGCACTTGTAACTTGAGTAAAATGAGAAGACCTAACGTTTGTGTTTCTCTCAAATGGTGTTTCATGTGTTGGGACTGTGGACCAGTTGTTTCTTCATTGTCTGTATTGCGTTATGCTTAGGGTTGTTTCGGTTGGTTTTCTTGGATCTTTTTGGTGAAGGGCACAATGATTTTAGGATGGGAGGAAGGCTAAGGTAGTGTAAAGTTGTGGGGTGTTGGCTGTATAATGGGGAGTGTGGtgggaaaggaagaagaagatatatGAAGATTTTAGAAGGGAGGGCTAGATGTTTTATGGGACAAAAAAGTAAGCTTTTGGGCTTCACTTTAGgcttttgtttctttgaaaTTCTGGGGAAGTTCCATTTTTTCTCAATTCTATATTTGCTGATTTTAATATTCATCTCGGATGATGGTATTTGTTTTACGTATGTTAGAGCTTTATTGTGTTTTCTTGGTTGTATTTAATTGATACCTTGTCCTCATGGATTGTAATTGTTTTGACTTCAATAAAAGTTTGTTTAttatataaaaagttaaaaacacccCTATACATATGTACAATGTATATGCTAATTGTTTCTGATTCTTTAAATATGGATTGGGTCTGCAGGTTTGAGATCTCCTAATCAAGCTTCTGTGCTTTGGGTGGTAGTTTCATGTCATTGGGACTGTCCTGAACCTTTTGGTCATGAAAAGCCAGGTTGTTGATTCTCATACTTTACAGGATATCTTCTCATCATCATTTTGATTATACTTACTGAATGGTAAGTGAAATTATTTTATCATGTTAATTAGATAAATATGTACCTGGCGGGTGCATGCTCGACTTAAGTTGCTTCACTTGTATACAGGGTCAAGATTTTGGATGAGTAGAGAGTGGGCAGGCAGGGTCGATTTGATTTGCTTTGTCTTGGTGTATATCCTGTATGTGAAAGAACTTTAGGTGAATTTTAAATCTAAATCACTCATGGAGTGTAACAAAGAGGAAGCGTACAAGGCAATGCAACTTTGTGAAGTAAAGATGCAAAACCATGATTTTACAGGAGCAAGGAAGATGGCACAAAAGGCACAACGACTCTGCCCTGGGCTTGAGAACATTGAGAAATTACTTACAGTCTGTGAAGTTCACTGTTCATCGGAGAACAAAATCGGTGGATTTGAAATGGACTGGTATGGAATTCTTCAGATTCAAAAATGTGATGATGATGTAACCATAAAGAAACAATACAGGAAGCTGGCGTTGTTACTTCATCCTGATAAGAATAAGTTTGCTGGTGCGGAGGCTGCTTTTAAGTTGATCGGGGAAGCAAACAGGGTGCTAACAGACCAAGCAAAGCGATCTGTGTATGACATGAAGTGTAGAGCTCAAGTGAAAACTGGTTCTTCAGTACCATCAGCTCATCCGTCGAATGGAAACACATTTGTCAGGAAACAAAACGATACTTCTCAGTCAGAGTCCCCACCAGACACATTCTGGACATGTTGTCCTTTTTGTAAGATAAAATGCCAATACTTCAAGGACTTTGCAAATCGATTGCTCCGTTGTCAAAAATGCAGAAAAGCCTTTATTGCTCaagatttgggtatacaatctGAGGGTGCTCATCCAGAATCTGTCGGGAATCAATTTCCAAATCGAAAAGAACCTACAAGTCAGGGTACTTCAAATGCAGCCCCACAAGGTAATGTTGGCACTGGAAAACCATCCTTCACACGATTTCATTATGGAAAGGCAGCATCAAATCCGGCATCAAGGGTGGGAGTTGATGCTGATGTTAAAATGTCCAAGTCTGGTCCTGTGAAGTCCAAAGATTCAAAAACTTCAGaaaatatgaacaaaaaaaGAGGAAGGGAATCCACTGAAAGTTGTAAACCTTCCGAACTCAATGAAGGCCATCGCCATAGGAGATCTTTGAGGATCAAACAAAATCTTTCTtacaatgaaaatataaatgatGATGATGGTTTTGTGAGTCCGCCCAAAAGGTCGACGGATTGTCAATTTTCCCGTGCTACTGAAATGGAGAGGAAGAATGCAGCTGCGGATGGTGCTGTATCTGAAAATAATAGTCAACCCGATTGTGCTACTGCTGCTGCTGCGGGTGGACATAAGAAAGaggcaaaacaaaaagtgactCCCCCTCTAGAAGAATGTTTGCCCAACAAAAGAAGCAAAACTGGTGAATTTGAGCAAAGGGTGAAGGAAGCAGCTATGCCAGATAACGTTGACAAGAAGTCCAAGGCTGTTGATGGTTCTAGACCAAATTCAAATGTCACACCCATACCAGAGGGCGTTGTGGTTCCTGATCCTGAATTCAATAAGTTCATGCTTGATGTGGAAACGTTGGAGAATATGTTTAGTGCTAATCAAACGTGGGCTCTTTACGATCCACTAGATGGAATGCCAAGATTCTATGCTCGTATCAAGAAAGTATTCTCCCCTGGATTTAAGCTGAGATTCACCTGGCTGGAGCCCAGTCCAGATGACCAACGTGAGATTGCTTGGTGTGACAAGGAGTTGCCTGTTGCTTGTGGCAAGTACACGCTTGGTGCCACTGAAGAAGTTACAGATCATCTTATTTTTTCTCATCAGATGCACTGCATAAAAGGCGGTGGCAGAAGCTCTTTTTTCATATATCCTAAGAAGGGAGAAACCTGGGCCCTCTACCAGAATTGGGATATTGGGTGGAGTTCTGAGCCTGAAAAGCATGCACCCTACAAAAGTGAATTTGTGGAAGTCTTGTCGGATTTTGTCGAAAATCATGGCGTTGCAGTAGCTTATCTGGGCAAAGTAAAAGGATTTGTTAGTCTATTTCAGAGAATTGAGCAGCATGGGGTTGTCTTGTTTCAAGTACCACCGAATGAGCTATATAGATTTTCTCATCGAATTCCCTCTTTCAAGATGACAGGTACTGAAAGAGAGGGTGTTCCAGAAGAATCCTTTGAGTTTGATCCTGCTGCTTTGCCCACCAGTTTTGATGATTTCATTGATTCGAAGGCGGACAACAGAACCATAAATACTGAAGCTAATGGTTCGTCCTGTGACTTAACTGAAAGTAAAGCCAAACCTTTAATGAGTTCTGGGAGAGTGTGCACAGCTGAGAAACAGGAGAAGAACTATTCAGAAAGAGCGACTTCAACACGTAGATCTCCACAAATGTCGAATGGCAAGGTTGCAAATTCTGTTAAGCTAGAAGCAACTCAAGGTGTTACTGAAGACAATGGCATAAACCTGAGTAACCGAACTCAATCTAGGGGAAGTTCTACTCCGCAGAAGGCCGATGAGAGTATcaacacaccaaagaaacatcAGAAAAAAGATTCCGATAGTAAGTCTTTTAGCCTTAGAAGATCACCCAGGGATTTAAGCAAGAAAAGTCCCAGACCAAATGTTACTGAGACCTGCCCAGATTCCGCCAATGATGCAAGCCATGCCAGCTTCACTCCAACTAAACTCAACTCTACTTATATTTAGACAGATGACAGGATGCATTCGAGCTTGAAGGATCATCCTTCTGTCAGTTCCGTTAAAAGCCCTGTTGCCCCTATTGTATCCAAGCTCAGTTCTACGACTTTGATTGTCAAAAGTCCGAGGCCAATTTTCAAGCTTGATCGACTCTGGGCACTGTATCGTGATAAGGATGGGATGCCGAGGACTTATGCTGAAGTTAAGAGGTTTATGTTGAAGCCAAATTTTCAACTGCACGTAGCGTTGCTCGAACCGTGCCTACAGGAAGACACGACTGAATGTTGACGGATCCAAATAGTTATTCAGGGCCCCAAGGATCTACAGATCGAAGAATGGCATGATCGACATATAGCAGCCTGAGTGAAGTAGATTCTCTCACCAAGTTCCCGCTTTTCTTCATACCGGATAGATCGATATCCGGCTTGCAAGCCGTTAGGATccttttggattaaatttagcATGTGGTAAATTGTCGCGTCCTTTTGTTTACCATTGATGTATCGGTTAACTCTTGAGGATTTGCTGCATTTGAAAAATGGAATGAACTTCAAACTTATTTATCTTTGCTCGTCTTGCATTGTGGTCTTGCATTGTGGATCAGCTTCATGTGTCGCATTGTATGCATGTTCTGTCATTGGGACGCCATTGTGGCGGAATCTCGCAATTCTTGAGTCTCTCGTGCAAGAGAGGTCTAAACTAATGACATGTTACTTACATCGAATGACTATTCGCCTCGCTAAAATATGGGTATTTTTGTTTACTTCCAATGTGATTaccaacatatacgaaataaaacataaaataaaaatattggtAACAGATGTCGGGAATCAAACTCGAGATTGTCGCACACAAAGTGAGAATCCAAATGCCCCGTCATGTTAataatttctattattttttcaaCGTATGTTCTCCAACTTAATTCAGACTTAACgctgttaatttttattattttgtgtttaaaaaaaaattaaattaaacagatGTCAAAGCCCCCCACACCAACTCAGCCGCAACAAACATTCTTCTCGTTGTCGCGGTCGTCGCGGATTTGATTAGATTCTTCTACCCCGGTTCATATTTGATTGTTTGTGGTTGGTTTGGAAATTGTTGGACAAGTTTATTGTAGTGTATGTTTAAATTTGGTCGGATCAATGAGTTAGGATGGATAGATAATCCGCGTGTTTGCACACAAGTTTAATTATTTCTCGTACAAATTATACAGAGTAATCATTAAACTGCAACGCTTAAACGGTAAACCTTAGATTATattgaagaaggaaaaagaagacaTGATAAACTAAGAGTTGAGGTAGCAGAGTTGAGGAGGCAGATCAGTTGGAAGTATGTGCCCTTGCAAAGGATATTAATCATTATTCTTGGAGACTCTTACATATTAAGATAATTTAAATATGATATTGTCTGCTCCTGCGGAGTGGAGCAAAAGAAGTTTTGAGAATTCAAGAGAAGATCACGGCAAGACGAGCCATATATTATTACAATATAAACTCTTACATTTGATCTCAATATAAACGCACATCACCATCGAATTTAACAAGGAGCAACCGTCTTTCTTTCCAAAAGTGGTTGTGTCTTTAAAAATTTCTCTACATATTTAGACGGCGAAAAATTCCTTTACGTACAAATACGAAAACTAAGATGAATAGACATGCAGTGGGCCCTAAAATTAACCACAGAAATGCCCCAccaagggctggtttggtattgttgtgctttgaaaaaaagctgcttctgctgtgctgtgagaataagcagctgtgaaataaagcagcagagtggttggtaaactttttgtaaaagtgctttcgaaaaaacaaaaaaaaaaagcagtattagagtgtttggtaaacttttatgtaaaacagatgtgaaaaaagccggtttttcaaagctaggttttgcagctt from Pyrus communis chromosome 9, drPyrComm1.1, whole genome shotgun sequence harbors:
- the LOC137745730 gene encoding uncharacterized protein, which translates into the protein MECNKEEAYKAMQLCEVKMQNHDFTGARKMAQKAQRLCPGLENIEKLLTVCEVHCSSENKIGGFEMDWYGILQIQKCDDDVTIKKQYRKLALLLHPDKNKFAGAEAAFKLIGEANRVLTDQAKRSVYDMKCRAQVKTGSSVPSAHPSNGNTFVRKQNDTSQSESPPDTFWTCCPFCKIKCQYFKDFANRLLRCQKCRKAFIAQDLGIQSEGAHPESVGNQFPNRKEPTSQGTSNAAPQGNVGTGKPSFTRFHYGKAASNPASRVGVDADVKMSKSGPVKSKDSKTSENMNKKRGRESTESCKPSELNEGHRHRRSLRIKQNLSYNENINDDDGFVSPPKRSTDCQFSRATEMERKNAAADGAVSENNSQPDCATAAAAGGHKKEAKQKVTPPLEECLPNKRSKTGEFEQRVKEAAMPDNVDKKSKAVDGSRPNSNVTPIPEGVVVPDPEFNKFMLDVETLENMFSANQTWALYDPLDGMPRFYARIKKVFSPGFKLRFTWLEPSPDDQREIAWCDKELPVACGKYTLGATEEVTDHLIFSHQMHCIKGGGRSSFFIYPKKGETWALYQNWDIGWSSEPEKHAPYKSEFVEVLSDFVENHGVAVAYLGKVKGFVSLFQRIEQHGVVLFQVPPNELYRFSHRIPSFKMTGTEREGVPEESFEFDPAALPTSFDDFIDSKADNRTINTEANGSSCDLTESKAKPLMSSGRVCTAEKQEKNYSERATSTRRSPQMSNGKVANSVKLEATQGVTEDNGINLSNRTQSRGSSTPQKADESINTPKKHQKKDSDSKSFSLRRSPRDLSKKSPRPNVTETCPDSANDASHASFTPTKLNSTYI